TTGTGCAGTACCACTGTTTCCTTTAGCCTTTCATTCTCCTCTTCAAGGTGATTCACCTCAGCTTCTAATTCCACCGTGTATGCCTGCAAGTAACATAATAGTATACATTATGAGGTGAGATAGGTGGATTCCATTCTAGAAATGCTATATGATGCCTAATCTGCACATAATATCCGACACTATTCACCCTTTTGGAACCACCAAACTATGTATCCACAAAACTGGAACTGTGCATTATGATGGCTTACCTTCAAATCATCCTGACTGATGAAGGGTTAGTAGTCTACAACACTAACCGTTAGCTGTAGATCACTCTTGTTTAATAATAGTTATTATACAGTAAATAACAATGCGTCTCCTTCTCCTATTTACTCTATGTGCCCTCTCCACAGAGACATAGATCGCTGCTAGCAAGGTTGGGGACATTATATGAAATGCAATGTCAAAGAACTTCCTAACCAGAAATGGATGCTGCAATATGAAAACAATTGCACTATAACAGATCGAGGAACAAAAAGTAAAGACCTTTTTTTGTTGGTGCAGAATAAATGTAGGGGAATTTTCATATATATACACCAAATTTTGAAGAGTGGTTTTAAATAAAACTCACATAATATTCTTATCTGATAGACATCTAAAATGTATCAATTATGATAAATATTATGTCCTATTTTTTCTAAATTTTACACAATTGCCACCATTCAACTATAACATATTAATATAATAAATAAGCTTAATTGATGCTATCTTAAATACCTTGATTATGAGTTTTTCTTGTAACGCTAACATTTTTCAATCAATTTGCAAGAATCATGTAATTTTCTTTGTTTTTATGAAAAAATCTAGATTAAAGGAATTCATTTTCTAATCTATACATAAGGTAAAAATATAATATGAATAAGATATTTGATCTAAACCCTAAACCCTAAACCCTACACCCTAAACCCTATAACCTATACCCTGAACCTATACCCTAACTCTATACCCTAACTCTATACCCTAAACCCTATACCCTAAACCCAATTTTGGGTTTCTTCTTTTTAGGTATATTATCATATCACGCCCTACTTAATAGGTACATTAGAAACATAAGTAGTAGAGAGTAAAATGTTCTCTCGATTAGGATGGGAAATGATATAATAATATACCTAAAAAGAAGAAAATTAATCAAAGAATAAGAACGTGTACCTTACAATTAGACATTTTTGGACTATGTAGATAGACACCAAATATAAGCTTAGGAATGAAAAATATCATCCTATTACAAATGACACACTTCTGTATATAACATATNNNNNNNNNNNNNNNNNNNNCCCACACTCAACCCACACTCAACCCACACAGCCTTCTCTCTCTGTCTCTCTCTCTCTCTCTCTCTCTCTCAACCCACATCGTTCTGCTCTCTCTACCTCGTCGGAGACGACGACGAAGCTGTCGGCAAGCCATAGCCCTTAGACCATCGACCAATCCCCCTTGGATTTCATTCCTGCGGTTTCGAATTCAATCTCCGATAATGAGTTCGACGAGTTCCAAGCGGCCGAGGCATCTGATCCGTCTTCCGGCATCCAATCCCCATCTTCTCAAAACTCATATTCTCAGACGAAGAACCCTTCACCGTAGTCCAGCTAGCTTCAAAGCTGATATTCTCCCAAAGGTCTCCCAAAGGTAAATGTCCCCAATTTAATCTCAACAGAAATTTCTAGGGTTTTTAGTTTAGGGATTTCTAATTGTTTCTTCTTTTGTGTTGGGTTGTTTAATGGATTCACACCAATGTGGGAGCAGCCTATAGGTTTCACAAAGGGACCTCCACGGATGGGGATTTCAATTTCTGGTCGAAGATGGGGAAATTGGAAGGTGCAGTGCAACCGGAGCTCGAAATTGAAGTACCGGAAAACCGTGGTACCCTTCTCTCTCTCACACACTCAATGTTCTTGTTCTTGATATCATGTCAATTTTTAAGTGTCTGTTTGTTTTCTGTGTTTTGGTTATGTTCTGAAGGCCATTGATGGAGAATATCAAAATGAAGCGGTTAGCCCAAGTTCTAAGTTGGATTCTTATAATTTTTTTTTTACAGAATTGCTCTCTGTGTGATTCTAATTGTTCATCATTGTTTCTGATAAGGAATCCCAGGGATCCAAAGGTGAGGAATTTTCCAATGTAAATTTGCGAAAGGCATGCTTAAAAGAGAAAGGTCTTGCACTGTAAATTTGCAGTTTGATTGGATTCAATTTTAAATTGATTTCCATATTTTTAACTGACTGTGCGTGAAGACATTTCCCTCTATGTATAGCAATTCTTTCTTCTTGAATCATTACATCTATTTCTGAAAACATATCTGAAAGATATATCCCATATAGTTCTTGCTAATGTAAGCATCCAGTGGCTATTGTTATGCTGCTATATGATTTGTCTATCTTTTGTTCTAGGAATTGGATTGGGAGTTCGTTGCTTCTGGTTTACTACATGACACAGTCGAAGATACCAATGTTGTTACCTTTGAAAGGATAGAGGAGGAGTTTGGTGCTACTGTTCGTCATATTGTAGAAGGAGAGACTAAGGTTCCTTTTTGCATATATTGTCATCATGTTTGATACTTTTATTATTATTATTGTAGGATATATCTCTTTTCATAGCTCTATTCTGTTTCACATACCTGCCAATTAATTTTGGAAGGCAGCAGTTCAATGTTCTTCTCCTTTGTGTGTAGGTGTCAAAGTTGGGAAAGTTGAAACGTAAGGGTGAACACGATTTTGTTCAAGATGTTAAAGCATATGATCTACGGCAGATGCTTCTAGCCATGACAGAGGAGGTAGTTTTATTCATTACAATATGTGGAATTCTGTGTATTATTGAGTAATGCCATTTGGAAACTAAATAGAGGGTGTTCCAGGTCCGGGTTATCATTGTCAAGTGAGCTGACAGATTACATAACATGCGCACTCTTTCACACATGCCTCCACATAAGCAGGTAATATGTTGTTTGTTTAAGATCCAGTGGTTTATTAGTTATTACTCATTAGCTGATAGCGGTATATTACTTCAATGTTTCTGGGATCCAGTCCAGCATTACAAGGGAAACATTGCAGGTCTTTGCTCCTCTAGCAAAGTTGCTTGGGATCGATGTACCAAATCAAGGTATACTGTTATTTCTTTTTTCTTCCTTTTCTCAAGTGATG
The window above is part of the Fragaria vesca subsp. vesca linkage group LG2, FraVesHawaii_1.0, whole genome shotgun sequence genome. Proteins encoded here:
- the LOC101310576 gene encoding GTP pyrophosphokinase-like produces the protein MWEQPIGFTKGPPRMGISISGRRWGNWKVQCNRSSKLKYRKTVAIDGEYQNEAELDWEFVASGLLHDTVEDTNVVTFERIEEEFGATVRHIVEGETKVSKLGKLKRKGEHDFVQDVKAYDLRQMLLAMTEEVRVIIVK